Proteins found in one Aspergillus chevalieri M1 DNA, chromosome 2, nearly complete sequence genomic segment:
- a CDS encoding oleate hydratase (COG:S;~EggNog:ENOG410PVR9;~InterPro:IPR010354,IPR036188;~PFAM:PF06100;~go_function: GO:0050151 - oleate hydratase activity [Evidence IEA];~go_function: GO:0071949 - FAD binding [Evidence IEA];~go_process: GO:0006631 - fatty acid metabolic process [Evidence IEA]): MDHRQPNDMDAWILGSGVQSLAAAVYLIEEAKIPPNRVHILETIGKASESTANAGDPVNGYEYRGGAVPVFSGDWIEDLLCKIPSQARSGKTALDDILELYEVGPSDRTSYTRFLAEKPGGISRISTKQVSPGFRDRMDLSRLSGRTEKSLERSRISDHFHGGFFKSEYWLMIATTAAEFRRYVRRFMHNSNGLNDFHPLYEGRVNIHQAVTVPIAAFLESRGVDFQCHTIVTDIIMDPRDECHRISTIEWRKANEPKKGAINLAQNDIAIVSLGNIMSGATTGTNTTPPDLELIEIHKDLDENWLLWLELCTKNPKFGNAYNFCTRMLQSRLEVFTVTLKSPEFFNRFVALTGDQPGSVPYVTIKDSAWLFNISVPQQPFFPDQPPEVQVFWGYAMHPEKTGDFIKKPMINCSGEEIMAELLHHLKFPLETITRDSITIPCILPRMTSMLLPRVTSDRPQTIPEAMTNMGVIGQFVEIPNEVVCSMDYGVKGAQMVVRQLMGLQEPVKPSKPKKSSVFGLSRFLML, encoded by the exons ATGGACCATCGCCAACCCAATGATATGGACGCCTGGATTCTGGGCAGCGGCGTCCAGTCACTTGCAGCTGCCGTGTACTTAATCGAAGAAGCCAAAATACCACCCAACCGTGTGCATATCCTCGAAACCATCGGCAAGGCCAGTGAAAGTACCGCGAACGCCGGCGACCCGGTCAATGGCTATGAATATCGGGGTGGCGCAGTGCCTGTATTCAGTGGTGAttggattgaagatcttcttTGTAAAATTCCCTCCCAGGCTCGGTCAGGGAAGACGGCTCTCGATGATATTCTGGAGTTGTATGAAGTGGGACCATCTGACAGGACATCGTATACGCGTTTTCTAGCGGAAAAACCGGGTGGAATCTCTCGCATCAGCACCAAACAAGTCAGCCCAGGTTTCCGGGATCGCATGGATTTGTCCAGACTGTCTGGGAGGACGGAAAAGTCGTTGGAACGATCGCGCATTTCTGATCACTTCCATGGGGGCTTCTTCAAGAGTGAGTACTGGTTGATGATTGCTACTAC CGCAGCCGAATTCCGCCGCTACGTCCGCCGCTTCATGCATAACAGCAACGGTCTGAACGACTTCCATCCCCTATACGAAGGCCGCGTCAACATccaccaggccgtcacagtACCGATCGCAGCCTTCCTCGAGTCTCGTGGCGTCGACTTTCAATGCCACACAATAGTCACCGACATCATCATGGATCCCCGCGATGAATGCCACCGGATTTCAACCATTGAATGGAGGAAGGCGAATGAACCCAAGAAGGGAGCAATCAACCTCGCCCAGAATGATATCGCCATCGTTTCCCTGGGCAACATCATGTCCGGTGCCACGACAGGAACTAATACAACGCCCCCGGATCTAGAACTCATTGAGATTCATAAGGACCTAGACGAAAACTGGCTGTTATGGCTAGAATTGTGCACGAAAAATCCCAAATTTGGAAACGCGTATAACTTTTGTACACGCATGTTGCAATCCCGCCTCGAGGTATTTACCGTCACCTTGAAATCCCCGGAATTTTTTAACCGGTTTGTTGCGCTCACGGGCGACCAGCCGGGGTCTGTGCCATACGTGACAATAAAAGACAGCGCTTGGCTGTTCAATATAAGTGTGCCACAGCAACCGTTCTTCCCAGATCAACCGCCCGAGGTGCAGGTTTTCTGGGGTTATGCGATGCATCCAGAGAAAACGGGCGATTTCATCAAGAAGCCCATGATCAATTGCTCGGGGGAGGAAATCATGGCCGAGTTACTCCATCATCTAAAATTCCCATTGGAAACAATCACCCGCGATTCAATTACAATTCCATGTATTTTGCCGCGGATGACATCTATGTTGCTGCCACGGGTGACTTCCGATCGACCGCAGACTATACCTGAGGCCATGACAAATATGGGGGTGATAGGGCAGTTTGTGGAGATTCCGAATGAGGTGGTGTGCTCGATGGATTATGGTGTGAAGGGGGCGCAGATGGTGGTGCGTCAGTTGATGGGGTTACAGGAGCCAGTTAAGCCAAGCAAACCAAAGAAAAGCTCAGTGTTTGGTTTGTCTCGATTCTTAATGTTGTGA
- a CDS encoding GMC family oxidoreductase (CAZy:AA3;~COG:E;~EggNog:ENOG410PFN0;~InterPro:IPR012132,IPR036188,IPR000172,IPR007867;~PFAM:PF05199,PF00732;~go_function: GO:0016614 - oxidoreductase activity, acting on CH-OH group of donors [Evidence IEA];~go_function: GO:0050660 - flavin adenine dinucleotide binding [Evidence IEA];~go_process: GO:0055114 - oxidation-reduction process [Evidence IEA]): MSSISSSSEACGTAGNVVAGRLAENPKVSVLVIEAGRGDPENIAEITTPARAFECRNGPHDWKYKATMIDREDYTRVEKPNTRGKVLGGSSCLNYYTWVRGSKATFDDWEEFGGSGWNWEGVKEYFDKPVTYHDDHNNYPHVRNIGLGGPLHIEHANLVPELQPFRDALLKAWQSKGLKVNDDIYSGYVSGLTHCATSIYKGVRSSSWSFLVGKPNIQVLSSSYGKRLIINGNCVTGVEVRGPNDEDIIIKARKEVIVAGGVYESPKLLMLSGIGPGKELAKFSINVIVDSPHVGQNLIDHPILSHVFRLKNGLGLDDHLLRAGPQKEGAVTAYNRDHAGALASGLLELVGFPRIDDRLNKIEAYVKAKQENGGKDPFGPAGQPHFEIDFVPMFADAFQWHFPIPPEGTWLTTIVDLLRPMSKPGWVKLQSTNPLDHPHINVNFFENHLDVIALREGVRFVDDILMTGEGIRDIIGEDYPWPMPRNSDEAMDKMILERAQIGFHPCGTCRLSKDIKQGVVDERLKVYGLKNVRVIDASVFPVIPDCRIQNPVYMVGEKGADLIKADHKDLY; encoded by the exons ATGAGTTCGATttcatcgtcgtcggagGCAT GTGGCACTGCTGGGAATGTAGTCGCCGGCCGGCTAGCAGAGAACCCCAAAGTCTCCGTGCTGGTAATCGAAGCAGGTCGAGG CGATCCCGAAAATATCGCGGAGATCACCACTCCCGCTCGCGCCTTCGAGTGCCGCAATGGCCCCCATGACTGGAAGTACAAGGCCACAATGATCGACCGCGAAGACTACACCCGCGTGGAGAAGCCTAACACACGAGGAAAAGTGCTGGGTGGCAGCAGTTGCCTGAACTACTACACCTGGGTGCGCGGCAGCAAGGCGACCTTTGACGACTGGGAAGAGTTTGGTGGCAGCGGCTGGAATTGGGAGGGAGTCAAAGAATATTTTGATAAG CCTGTCACTTACCATGACGACCATAACAACTACCCACATGTGAGGAACATTGGCTTGGGTGGTCCCCTTCATATCGAGCACGCGAACTTAGTGCCCGAGCTGCAGCCGTTTCGAGATGCGTTGCTCAAAGCATGGCAGAGCAAGGGCCTTAAAGTCAACGATGATATTTACTCGGGCTATGTATCGGGTCTGACTCACTGTGCTACCAGTATCTACAAGGGCGTCCGCTCCTCAAGCTGGTCTTTCCTTGTGGGCAAGCCTAATATCCAAGTCCTGTCATCTTCCTATGGCAAGCGGTTAATTATTAATGGCAATTGTGTCACTGGTGTTGAAGTCCGCGGACCTAACGACGAAGATATTATCATCAAGGCACGCAAGGAAGTCATTGTCGCTGGTGGAGTGTACGAGTCGCCAAAGCTGCTGATGCTGTCAGGTATTGGCCCGGGAAAGGAATTGGCGAAGTTCTCCATCAATGTTATCGTTGATTCGCCCCATGTGGGTCAAAACTTGATTGACCATCCCATCTTGTcgcatgtctttcgcctgaAAAATGGCTTGGGCCTGGATGATCATTTGCTGCGCGCCGGTCCGCAAAAGGAAGGCGCAGTCACGGCCTATAATCGGGATCACGCCGGGGCACTGGCCAGTGGTCTGCTAGAGCTAGTGGGTTTTCCTCGCATTGACGACCGACTGAACAAGATCGAGGCGTACGTAAAGGCGAAGCAGGAGAATGGAGGGAAGGATCCATTTGGACCGGCAGGGCAACCGCACTTTGAAATTGACTTCGTG CCTATGTTCGCGGACGCATTTCAGTGGCATTTCCCCATCCCTCCGGAGGGAACCTGGCTGACGACGATTGTCGACCTATTGCGTCCGATGTCAAAGCCGGGTTGGGTCAAGCTGCAATCGACTAACCCATTAGATCACCCACATATCAACGTGAACTTTTTCGAGAACCATCTGGATGTGATCGCTCTGCGGGAGGGTGTCCGTTttgtggatgatattctcATGACGGGCGAGGGAATCCGGGACATCATCGGTGAGGACTATCCTTGGCCCATGCCGCGTAACTCGGACGAGGCAATGGACAAGATGATACTGGAGCGCGCTCAGATTGGATTCC ACCCTTGCGGAACCTGTCGCCTGTCAAAGGACATCAAGCAGGGCGTGGTCGATGAACGACTCAAAGTCTACGGCCTGAAGAATGTCCGCGTAATTGATGCGTCGGTGTTCCCTGTAATTCCAGACTGTCGAATCCAAAATCCCGTCTACATGGTTGGTGAGAAGGGCGCCGATCTCATCAAGGCTGACCACAAGGATCTCTACTGA
- a CDS encoding uncharacterized protein (COG:Q;~EggNog:ENOG410PFT4;~InterPro:IPR036291), translating into MVFFGCKSVPFDPKQDIPPLNGNVILVTGGNIGLGKQCILEYARHRPELIWLAARNIEKGQTAAEKNRQQMRFLARKYPQFTCATIHPGVVRTNLMNSATGSPLVIRLLGKVTEWTVTPIEQGVHDQFWASVSKDVKSGEYYEPVGIWGPVSPLGEDDALAQKIWDWTEKELAKYVV; encoded by the exons ATGGTCTTCTTCGGGTGCAAATCCGTCCCCTTCGACCCGAAGCAGGATATCCCGCCGCTCAACGGCAACGTGATTCTCGTGACAGGTGGCAACATCGGCCTGGGCAAGCAATGTATCCTTGAATATGCCCGTCACCGACCGGAACTCATCTGGCTGGCAGCTCGCAACATCGAAAAGGGCCAAACCGCGGCCGAGAAGAACCGGCAACAA ATGCGCTTCCTGGCTCGCAAATACCCACAATTTACCTGCGCGACTATCCATCCGGGCGTCGTGCGCACAAACCTCATGAACAGCGCCACGGGGTCGCCGCTCGTTATCCGGCTGCTGGGAAAGGTGACCGAATGGACTGTCACCCCGATCGAACAGGGAGTGCATGATCAGTTTTGGGCATCGGTGTCCAAGGATGTCAAGAGTGGCGAATATTACGAGCCCGTGGGGATTTGGGGACCTGTTTCGCCGTTGGGAGAGGATGATGCCCTGGCGCAGAAGATTTGGGATTGGACCGAGAAGGAGCTCGCGAAATATGTGGTGTAG
- a CDS encoding zinc-binding alcohol dehydrogenase family protein (COG:Q;~EggNog:ENOG410PUZA;~InterPro:IPR013154,IPR013149,IPR036291,IPR011032, IPR020843;~PFAM:PF00107,PF08240,PF13602;~go_function: GO:0016491 - oxidoreductase activity [Evidence IEA];~go_process: GO:0055114 - oxidation-reduction process [Evidence IEA]): MARDKSNTAVIVRVPDGQSPKLSKENIQIPSPESNQVLVKISHVAQNPTDVQAFDSNAFGDGAVLGCDFVGEVVELGSGVTRYAKGDVIAGLVWGGETKGLGGYSQYCLADERISFKIPSALSREHASTVPLALATAWLALFSKDCLAIDWSSGSTVLVWGGSSSVGLYTIQLATIFGIKVVTTCSPKHANLVRSYGAKHVFDYKDPQVVEKIKQAAPGLRYVFDTIGKPNSSATASNALAGKGSLCTVRPGKANTENVVDGTKITDVLVWTAFLKDHAYGEFKWPASKADHELCSELFKKVSEWLEKDVVKPSNPKVFSGLDKVGYGFQEYRDGKVSAYKIVYKV, from the exons ATGGCCAGAGACAAATCCAACACAGCCGTCATCGTCCGCGTTCCCGACGGCCAATCTCCAAAGCTCTCTAAAGAGAACATCCAAATCCCATCCCCGGAATCGAACCAGGTGCTTGTTAAGATATCGCATGTTGCACAGAATCCTACTGACG tccaAGCCTTTGACTCCAATGCATTTGGCGATGGAGCAGTGCTCGGATGCGATTTCGTAGGCGAAGTCGTTGAGTTAGGGAGTGGTGTTACCCGCTATGCGAAGGGTGATGTTATTGCGGGGTTGGTTTGGGGAG GCGAAACAAAAGGCCTAGGTGGATATAGCCAGTACTGTCTAGCCGACGAACGGATCTCGTTCAAAATCCCTAGCGCTCTTTCTCGCGAGCATGCGAGTACTGTTCCACTAGCGTTGGCGACGGCTTGGCTTGCTCTGTTTTCGAAGGATTGTCTTGCCATTGATTGGTCAAGTGGTTCGACAGTGCTGGTTTGGGGTGGAAGCT CGAGCGTCGGCCTCTACACCATCCAACTTGCCACAATCTTCGGTATAAAAGTAGTAACAACATGCAGTCCCAAGCACGCCAATTTGGTCCGCTCCTACGGCGCCAAGCATGTCTTCGACTACAAGGATCCGCAGGTCGTTGAGAAGATTAAGCAGGCCGCTCCTGGTCTGAGGTATGTTTTTGATACGATTGGGAAGCCAAATTCGTCTGCGACTGCTTCAAATGCACTCGCTGGAAAAGGCAGTCTTTGCACCGTCCGGCCTGGGAAGGCAAATACGGAGAATGTTGTGGATGGGACTAAGATTACTGATGTCCTGGTTTGGACGGCTTTCTTAAAGGATCATGCGTATGGGGAGTTTAagtggcct GCTTCGAAAGCGGACCACGAACTCTGCAGCGAGCTATTCAAAAAAGTTTCCGAATGGTTAGAGAAGGACGTCGTTAAGCCGAGCAACCCTAAGGTGTTTTCTGGGTTGGATAAGGTTGGCTATGGGTTCCAAGAATATCGAGATGGAAAGGTTTCAGCGTATAAGATTGTTTATAAGGTTTGA
- a CDS encoding putative MFS transporter (COG:G;~EggNog:ENOG410QDJ5;~InterPro:IPR020846,IPR011701,IPR036259;~PFAM:PF07690;~TransMembrane:12 (i46-65o85-106i113-131o143-164i176-197o203-225i276-300o312-332i339-359o371-391i403-421o433-458i);~go_function: GO:0022857 - transmembrane transporter activity [Evidence IEA];~go_process: GO:0055085 - transmembrane transport [Evidence IEA]), giving the protein MANKPQTTHHENSFPIKPPNLDPTSLVRIPLTEEDSKRIRRKTDRVILLILIWVYFLQILDKTVLGYGATFGMQEDAHLTGNQYSLIGSIAPIAQLAWQPFSSFLIVKVPHRILMPVLCFGWGVSQAAMAACHNFGGLMATRFLLGLFEAGCLPLFSIITSQWYRRAEQPLRIAAWYSTNGAATVVAAALSYGLGHIKSNVLFPWQIIFLFVGLVTVVTAPFVYWKLDNDIPSARFLTEEEKPQAMERLRANQTGTGNREFRMKHVAEAGIELKTYLWIGMAMLLNIGASVTNVFGPLILSGLGFDNYKTTLLNMPFGALQLIVILVASYLAQKARLKAAILAAFMLPVVAGLAILYAIPRNQSVQGALLAGYYLLAFLFGGNPLIVTWIVGNTAGTTKKSIVMSLFNAATSAGNIVGPLLFSEKDAPAYHPGLRACLGIFVALVAVVFIQWGNLVVLNRMQERRRVRNGKPAKMVDRSMMNQYQEEGAQEDGEDGEQQIGDNAFLDLTDRENDEFVYIY; this is encoded by the exons ATGGCAAACAAACCCCAAACAACCCACCACGAAAACAGCTTTCCCATAAAACCCCCCAATTTAGACCCCACAAGCCTCGTACGCATCCCCCTCACGGAAGAAGACAGCAAGCGCATCCGCCGCAAGACCGACCgcgtcatcctcctcatcctaaTCTGGGTCTATTTTCTCCAGATCCTGGATAAAACGGTCCTAGGATATGGCGCGACATTTGGCATGCAAGAAGATGCCCATCTCACAGGGAACCAATATTCACTTATTGGATCGATTGCGCCGATTGCCCAGCTCGCATGGCAGCCGTTCTCGTCGTTTTTGATTGTGAAGGTGCCGCATCGGATTCTTATGCCGGTGTTGTGTTTTGGCTGGGGTGTTTCGCAGGCTGCGATGGCGGCTTGTCATAATTTTGGGGGGTTGATGGCTACGAG ATTTCTCCTCGGCCTTTTCGAAGCCGGATGTCTCCCGCTTTTCAGCATCATTACTAGCCAGTGGTATCGTCGTGCTGAGCAGCCTTTGCGCATTGCTGCTTGGTATAGTACCAATGGCGCCGCGACGGTCGTTGCAGCAGCTCTTTCGTACGGACTGGGCCATATTAAGTCGAATGTACTATTTCCATGGCAGAT TATATTCCTCTTCGTCGGCCTAGTGACAGTAGTAACCGCCCCTTTCGTCTACTGGAAACTAGACAATGACATCCCATCCGCGCGCTTCCtaacagaagaagaaaaaccaCAAGCAATGGAACGTCTCCGCGCAAACCAAACCGGTACGGGAAACCGCGAATTCCGCATGAAACATGTCGCGGAAGCCGGTATTGAGCTGAAAACTTACCTCTGGATCGGAATGGCAATGTTGCTGAACATCGGTGCAAGCGTGACCAATGTCTTTGGCCCGCTTATCCTCAGCGGGCTTGGGTTCGACAATTACAAAACCACACTGCTCAACATGCCGTTTGGGGCGCTGCAGCTGATTGTGATTTTGGTCGCGAGTTACTTGGCTCAGAAAGCCCGGCTTAAGGCAGCGATTTTGGCAGCTTTTATGCTCCCTGTTGTTGCGGGGCTGGCTATCCTGTACGCTATTCCGCGGAATCAGTCTGTGCAGGGTGCCTTACTGGCAGGATATTATTTGCTTGCATTCTTGTTCGGGGGTAATCCGTTAATCGTCACATGGATCGTGGGTAACACCGCCGGCACCACGAAGAAATCCATCGTCATGAGTCTTTTTAACGCGGCTACATCGGCGGGTAATATCGTCGGTCCCTTACTCTTCAGTGAAAAAGACGCGCCAGCCTATCATCCAGGTCTCCGGGCGTGCTTGGGCATCTTTGTAGCTTTGGTCGCTGTGGTGTTTATACAGTGGGGTAACCTTGTTGTTTTGAATAGGATGCAGGAGCGTCGGAGAGTGAGGAATGGAAAGCCGGCGAAGATGGTGGATCGGTCGATGATGAATCAATATCAGGAGGAGGGGGCCCAGGAGGATGGGGAGGACGGGGAGCAGCAGATTGGGGATAATGCGTTTTTGGACCTGACGGATCGGGAGAATGATGAGTTTGTGTATATTTACTGA
- the NIT2_3 gene encoding carbon-nitrogen hydrolase family protein (COG:E;~EggNog:ENOG410PJIE;~InterPro:IPR036526,IPR044149,IPR000132,IPR003010;~PFAM:PF00795;~go_function: GO:0003824 - catalytic activity [Evidence IEA];~go_process: GO:0006807 - nitrogen compound metabolic process [Evidence IEA]) — translation MERSVAYIRNSLRYGSPEMEKIRTCALENKINVVLGFSENYHGSLYIAQCIITDTGEIKAKRRKLKPTHMERTVFGDCTGDSLLNVVDTSVGRVGALSCWEHINPLLKYHTYHQRELFHVAAWPPVHHHSGGSEFFSMSLEGTRILAQTYAIESSTFVIHTTALIAEKGIKAMGTGEGTLMNIPGGGSSAIFGPDGRQLTEDLPEDEENLVIAEVSPDKVLETRCFVDSCGHYSRPDLLWLGVDLEAKKHVRGV, via the exons ATGGAACGATCCGTCGCATACATCCGCAACTCGCTGCGCTATGGTTCCCCCGAAATGGAGAAAATCCGTACTTGTGCGCTTGAAAACAAAATCAACGTCGTCTTGGGTTTCTCTGAAAATTACCATGGATCTCTCTACATCGCCCAGTGTATCATAACCGACACTGGAGAGATCAAGGCGAAGCGGCGCAAGCTTAAACCCACGCATATGGAGCGTACCGTCTTTGGTGATTGCACGGGCGATTCATTGTTAAATGTGGTTGATACAAGTGTTGGACGCGTGGGCGCGTTGTCGTGCTGGGAGCATATTAATCCGTTGTTGAAGTATCATACTTATCATCAGCGGGAATTGTTTCATGTGGCTGCGTGGCCGCCGGTGCATCATCATTCCGGGGGATCGGAGTTTTTTAGCATGTCGCTGGAAG GAACTCGCATTCTCGCCCAGACATATGCCATCGAGTCGTCAACTTTCGTAATCCATACAACAGCCCTCATAGCCGAAAAGGGCATCAAAGCGATGGGCACCGGCGAAGGTACATTAATGAATATCCCAGGAGGCGGATCATCTGCAATTTTTGGCCCCGATGGCCGACAACTCACGGAAGACCTCCctgaggacgaggagaatCTTGTTATCGCCGAAGTAAGCCCGGACAAGGTACTCGAGACTAGATGTTTCGTCGACTCGTGTGGCCACTACAGTCGGCCGGATCTGCTTTGGCTGGGCGTTGATTTGGAAGCGAAGAAGCACGTGCGGGGTGTGTAG
- the yvc1 gene encoding putative potassium ion channel Yvc1 (COG:P;~EggNog:ENOG410PGN6;~InterPro:IPR013122,IPR024862;~TransMembrane:8 (i232-252o264-282i294-316o336-354i375-393o435-456i490-510o522-540i);~go_component: GO:0016021 - integral component of membrane [Evidence IEA];~go_function: GO:0005216 - ion channel activity [Evidence IEA];~go_process: GO:0006811 - ion transport [Evidence IEA]), which yields MGHWRDIFSVNGERARHRLHIEQRRLLPAYTVDEASPPHPSKEITKVALRLKYQIEQVVPCELQEDDLTNPNSRIITKDVIQTAKQAGTGELRGCVVIALLVCLRWFKYQATVELWDSDLLESRAVASEVIAKRIIETEENQDFLFKECLLKRYSYFADGEETTPANVIERAVDLHALRVIGSSGYQKCIKYLWNGWYCQEEGNPTNFVEYHKRDDPHFTTHFHPDRMRAPVYQNVCQIVFSLVYLTLYSAVINTVNPTGDLDFAEGVLYVMTLAFICDELTKLWKVGRNYFDFWNAFNSTLYTLLAISFFLRIAALAHSSSADDEQRQELNRLSYNFIALAGPMFWMRMMLYLDSIRFFGAMFVVLRVMMKESIIFFALLFVVLVGFFQAFVGMAQVDADVPVTGSIIQGMANSIMQSPEFDTFQDFAFPFGIILYYLFNFIVMIVLLNILIALYNSAYEDISGNAVDEYMSIFALKTMQFIRAPDENVFIPPFNLLEIIFLVLPFEWWLPRRYYAKINDFIMAVIYSPLLLIVASLETREARRIRWNRRRGEEDDDDVQEWEHVAEEVDFEIDDTWRQTVRESTPNVNTDTCTVEIIKLQQQVKELTETVRLLTNERKNETMSGVNGESSSSGSAHD from the exons ATGGGTCACTGGAGAGACATCTTCAGCGTCAATGGCGAGCGGGCTCGCCATCGTCTGCATATAGAACAACGTCGAT TGCTCCCTGCTTATACTGTCGACGAAGCTTCTCCCCCGCATCCATCGAAAGAAATCACCAAGGTTGCACTGCGGTTGAAGTACCAGATTGAACAGGTGGTACCATGCGAGCTCCAGGAGGATGACCTCACCAACCCGAACAGCCGGATCATCACAAAGGATGTTATTCAGACCGCTAAGCAGGCTGGGACCGGTGAACTTCGTGGCTGCGTTGTGATTGCGCTGCTTGTTTGTCTGAGATGGTTCAAGTACCAAGCTACGGTTGAGCTCTGGGACTCGGATCTGCTTGAAAGTCGGGCCGTTGCAAGTGAGGTTATTGCCAAGCGCAT CATCGAAACCGAAGAGAACCAGGACTTCCTGTTCAAGGAATGCCTGCTGAAGCGTTACTCATATTTCGCGGACGGGGAAGAAACTACCCCGGCCAACGTCATCGAACGTGCGGTTGACCTCCATGCTCTGAGGGTCATCGGCTCCTCTGGCTATCAGAAATGTATTAAATATCTCTGGAATGGCTGGTATTGCCAGGAGGAAGGGAACCCGACCAACTTCGTTGAATATCATAAGCGGGATGATCCTCACTTTACGACTCATTTCCATCCAGACCGCATGCGAGCCCCGGTTTATCAGAATGTATGCCAGATCGTCTTCTCGCTGGTGTATCTCACGCTGTACTCGGCAGTCATCAACACAGTCAATCCGACCGGAGACCTGGACTTTGCCGAGGGGGTCCTCTATGTTATGACTTTGGCTTTCATTTGCGACGAGCTCACCAAGCTATGGAAAGTCGGAAGAAACTATTTTGATTTCTGGAACGCCTTCAACTCAACACTATACACCCTTCTGGCTATATCATTCTTCTTGCGTATCGCTGCATTGGCACACTCCTCCTCGGCCGATGACGAACAAAGGCAGGAACTGAATCGGCTTAGCTACAACTTCATAGCCCTTGCGGGCCCAATGTTCTGGATGCGTATGATGCTTTACCTGGATTCAATCCGCTTCTTCGGTGCCATGTTCGTGGTCCTGCGGGTTATGATGAAAGAAAGCATCATCTTCTTTGCACTCCTTTTCGTCGTTCTTGTGGGATTTTTCCAGGCCTTTGTTGGAATGGCACAAGTCGATGCCGATGTTCCTGTCACAGGCTCGATTATCCAAGGAATGGCAAATAGTATCATGCAGAGCCCCGAGTTTGACACGTTCcaggactttgctttcccatTTGGCATCATTCTTTACTACCTCTTCAACTTTATTGTCATGATTG TCCTGTTGAACATCCTGATTGCGCTTTACAACAGTGCGTATGAGGATATCTCTGGGAACGCCGTTGATGAATATATGTCAATCTTTGCTCTGAAGACGATGCAATTCATCCGAGCACCAGACGAAAATGTTTTCATTCCAC CCTTCAACCTTCTCGAGATTATATTCCTGGTGCTCCCATTTGAATGGTGGCTTCCTCGCCGTTACTACGCCAAGATCAACGATTTCATCATGGCCGTCATTTACTCTCCCCTTCTTCTTATTGTCGCATCTCTCGAGACGCGCGAGGCCCGTCGGATCAGATGGAACCGTCGCCGCGgcgaagaggatgatgacgacgtCCAGGAGTGGGAGCACGTTGCTGAAGAAGTTGATTTCGAAATTGATGATACCTGGCGACAGACTGTTCGCGAGTCCACACCAAATGTCAATACCGACACCTGCACTGTGGAGATCATCAAGCTGCAGCAACAGGTTAAGGAACTCACTGAGACTGTTCGACTTTTGACTAATGAGAGGAAAAACGAGACTATGTCTGGGGTGAATGGTGAGTCTAGCTCCAGCGGAAGTGCACACGATTAA